A genomic region of Rhodococcus pyridinivorans contains the following coding sequences:
- the rfbC gene encoding dTDP-4-dehydrorhamnose 3,5-epimerase, producing the protein MQYRELTIAGAWEVTPKQFGDDRGVFLEWFKQESFTDAAGRPLELAQANCSVSAAGVLRGIHYADVPPGQAKYVTCVSGSVLDVVVDLRVGSPTFGQWDSVLLDTKDRRAIFLSEGLGHGFLALEDNSTVVYLCSTGYDPDREHEVNPFDPEIGIDWPTTGPDGRSLTYELSAKDRAAPTLADAREAGRLPSF; encoded by the coding sequence TTGCAGTACCGGGAACTGACGATCGCCGGGGCGTGGGAGGTCACGCCGAAACAGTTCGGCGACGACCGGGGCGTGTTCCTCGAATGGTTCAAGCAGGAGAGTTTCACCGACGCCGCCGGCCGTCCCCTGGAGTTGGCGCAGGCGAACTGCTCGGTCTCCGCCGCCGGGGTGCTGCGCGGCATCCACTACGCGGATGTGCCTCCCGGACAGGCGAAGTACGTCACGTGCGTGTCGGGGTCGGTGCTCGACGTCGTCGTCGACCTGAGGGTGGGGTCGCCGACCTTCGGGCAGTGGGATTCGGTGCTGCTCGACACGAAGGACCGGCGCGCGATCTTCCTGTCCGAGGGCCTCGGCCACGGTTTCCTTGCACTCGAGGACAACTCGACCGTCGTCTACCTGTGCTCGACGGGCTACGACCCCGACCGTGAGCACGAGGTGAACCCGTTCGATCCGGAGATCGGGATCGATTGGCCGACAACGGGACCTGACGGCAGGTCGCTGACCTACGAACTGTCGGCCAAGGATCGGGCGGCACCCACCCTCGCCGACGCCCGCGAAGCGGGTCGTCTCCCGAGCTTCTGA